The genomic interval TTGTAGGATTCTATCGTTGGATCCGCAGGAAGCCGGACCGGTCCGTATTTAATCTCCTGGGTTGGTTTAAAAGAGGTATTTACCAGGGAATAGATGGGCAATACATAGACTATGACAAGAATCAGGAGAGGAATGTATACCCATCGAAAGTGTCTTTTTCGGGTGCTCATTTTTGTCCTCCCGTTTTTCTAATTGAAGAGATAACAACCGGAAGGATGATAATGAGGATCGAAAGAATAAACATGAAGGTGCTGATGGCAGCCCCAATGCCGAAACGGTTGTAGTTAAAGGTAACCCGATACATGTAATTTGCCAGCACCTCGGAAGAATAAGCGGGACCTCCTCCAGTGAGAAGCCATACAAAATCGAAGACCCTCAGTGAATACATAAGAAGCAGCAGAAGAACCGTGAGGGTAGCTGGTTTCTGAAGCGGAAGAACCACACGGACATATTTCTGGACGAGGGAAACTCCGTCCACTTCTGCGGCATCAAGGATGGTTTCAGAAACCGATGCAATCCCCGAATAGTAGACCAGAGTGGCAAATCCGGAAAACTGCCAGACGTAGACCAGAACAATCGAGAAAAGAGCCTGATTCGTGGATGTGAGCCATGGCTGAGCGAGAAACCCCATACCAATGGATTGGAGGACCGTGTTGATAACCCCCCCATTGGGCATGAACATCCAGCTCCACATGATGGCGGAGGCAACAAATGAAAAAGAAAGGGGAATAAGGTAAATCGTACGAAAAACCTTCTGTCCTTTTACCCCCAAATCAAGCAGAACTGCCGTGATAACCCCGAGGGGTATCGTAAGCGCAACGAAGAGCACTGCCAGAATGAGGGTCTGCTTTAGAGCCCGGAGGAATACAGGGTCGTTGAGGAAGATTTCCCTGTAGTTGGCAAGCCCGTTAAAGGTCCCCATCCTTCCGATGGTACTCCAGTCGGTGAAGGAAACCTTGATACTCCAGGCCAGGAAACTATACACAAATAGTCCGACAAGAAGACAGGCAGGAGTCAGGAACATAAGAATATATAATTTGTTTCGAACGTTGAGAATCATGAACTACCTCGAGACAGACAGATTAAGTATACTCGAGAGCGCTCCGGTTGTGAGGGCTCTCGAGCAACGACACAGACGCCCTCAAATTATCTATTTGAAAATTGTTTTGTAAGCTGCAGCGTAGTCTTTTACTCCCTGATCGACATTGGGGTTCTCCATGAACCCGCTCAACATACTGCCGATGACACCGAGGTACTCTTCCGGGGGCTGGGCAAAAATAGACTGCACGATTTTCGTTTTTGGGTTACGGAAATCGGAGAGAATATCAAGAGATATCTCATCGTACATGTCCGTAGGGGCGTCAAGACGAGGAGGGGTTGCGCCTTTGAGCGGACAGAAAACGGTTTCCGCTTCGGCGGTAGTCAGAAACTTCAGCCATTCCATGGTTATGTCTGGATGCGGTGCATTTTTGCAGAGACTGAAACCGTCGAAGTGCAGGGTAAAAAATCCGTTCGTACCTGGATTTGGGATATAATCGAAGTCGACTTTCGGTTCCCAGCCAGCAGCGGTAAAGTGACCCTTGGCCCAGTCTCCCATGGAGAAGAAAACTCCCTCGTCTCTCATAAGAACATCTGCCGCCTGATCCCAGGTAAGGGCTGAATAATCGTTGTTGATGTATCCCCTTTCGATGAGTACTGAAAGGAATTGAAGCATTTCCCGAATTGCCTGATCGTGTGCAGGGTCTGCTTTGCCGTTATAGAGCCTGGTGATATATTCCGGACCGCCGTGCGGGGCTCCAAGAATCATCTGTTCCGTAATCTGTCCAAGCCAGAACTGTTGTCCAGCTCCCGCGCCGATCACAAAGGGCACATACCCGGATGTTTTTATTTTTTCCAGAACCGTGAGGATTTCATCAAAACCAGTAAAATCCATGTCAATTCCGAGCTTGTCAACGATCTTTTTATTGTACCACAGGCAGTTGTTTCTCATAATGTTAAGGGGAATCGAAACCTGTTTCCCATCCACCTGGCCCATTTTTTTTACCATCTCGGGAATGGGAAAATCCTTAAAAAGATCATCTATGGGTGTCAGTACCTCGCCGAAGGATGAAAGCATCCCCGTGCCATATGTGAGCTGGAATGTGTCAGGTGAATTGCCGGCCATGACCATTGTCTTAATCTGGCCGCGCATTACGCCGCCGCCGCCGCCGGATACAGGATTCTCAACGATCTCGAGCTCCGGATGATCTTCCAGAAATGCCTGAAAAAGGGCATCGATAGCCTCTTTTTCACCACCAGCCGTCCACCAATGGTAGACGATCATCTTTTCAGCCTCCGGTTTATCCTGTGCTCCTCCGGCATACAGGGAAAGCGAAAATCCTAATAGTGCGATCAATAACAGCAAATACAGTTTTTTCATTTTTTCCTCCGTTTTTTACCCGCAACACGGGCTTATGTAAGAATTCTATTACTCTTTCCCGGCAAGCCATCTGACTGCATTTCGCCAGAAGGCTGCATAATCTTTCCATTCAATAAAAGCTGTACCCCAGTGCTTGCTGAGATCTGAAGCAAATGCCATTGTACGGCCTTTACCAAAATCACCTACGGTAATGAAGGGGTTGTCCTCAATAGTAGCAAGTACCTCTCCCTGTTCTTTCGCGCTGATTTTGTTGTATCCTAAAAAAAGAGGCCAGGATGTATCGATACCTTTGAGCACCGGATGCTGCTTCTGAAGTACCACGGGAGCAATCCCCTGGGGTTTTTCCACGCGATCGTCGTACGGAAGCATGTTGACCGGTAGAATTTCCTCCACCTGTGTATCATGGTAGCCGGGGATTCCCCGTATCCCTTCAAAACAGTTCCATCCCCCGCCCATGCAGAAACCTCCGCCTTGAGAAACGTAATCCCGCAATACATCCAGTCGATTTGGACCCATAGGAACGGTAAACATGTCCGGATAAAGTTGAATAGTGTTTTTCCCGGTATCACTGAAGATAATTACATCGTATTTGCGCATCTCTTGAACAGTCTTGGGAAAGTCAGTTAAAGCAATATGGTTCGGCATATGAATCGCTTCAATATCGTCGAATTTGCTGAGAGCATCCATAAACCACACGGAGAAGTTCTCGTACCCTCCGAGGGGGACCATGTCGAAACCTTTGATATGCATTTTTAAAACAAACCAAGTTTCTCCAACCAGAAGAATTTTTGTAGGTTGTGACATTTGTATACTCCTTAATTTAGTTAAATCATCCTGAAAGCATTAAATATTGAAAATGTTAACGTTAACAAATCATGTTACCATAGACTGATGTGTTGTCAAGGGCTTACCTGTACGTTTTTAAACAAAAAAAAGAATAGTGAGTAAGTCGATCTCAGTAGACAGGAACCGGACCGCAAGATTCACGGATCACTGCTTCCGCTTCAAGGATGATGTGTGATTCCTTTGGTTTTTCCGCGTCGATCGAATCAAGAAGAAGCTTGACCGCCAAGTTAGCAATCGTATGCATCGGCTGACGCATGGTTGTTATCTTCGGAGTGGTAAAGGAGGCCATTTCAATATCATCGACTCCAACAATTGAAAGATCTTCAGGAATTTTAATATTGTGTTCATACGCTGATTTGATAAATCCGACAGCCATGTGGTCGTTGGAGGAAATGATCGCTGTAGGGCGGCGTTCGGCAAGGCTTTGAAAATAGATGCATGCTTCGTATCCCGAATAGGATGACCAGTCACCAGGAAAGAGTAATTCTTCGCTGAAAGGGATATCTCTTTTTTTTAAAGATTCTTTATAGCCAAGGAGACGATGATACGCATTAATAACCGTAAGATCTCCGGTGATCAATCCAATCCGGCGATGCCCCAGTCCGTACAGCCTGTCCACGAAATATTCGATAAGTTTAAAGTTATCCACATCCACGAAGCTGAGTCCCGGAAGTTCGCTTCGGGAATGTATGAGAACAGCGGGAATTCTGTTTTCAGAAAGCGCGATTAATCTTTCATCGTTAGTTTCGGCTCCAATGATTATGAGACCGTCAACCTTCTTATGCTTGTACAAAAGGGTAAGGTCCCTGCCGTTTTGGTGTTCCTCCGAGCCGATGAGCAGATCGTAATTATGTGGTCCAAGGGTTTTCTCGATATTGTAGATCAATTGAGTAAAATAAGGTTCTGAGAGTACATAGTCGATTTTTGGAAGAATCATTCCAATGGTCATGGTTTTTTTGCTGTTAAGGGCCCGCGCCATGGCATTCGGATAATACCCAAGGACCTCTATGGCGTGTTGAACCTTCTCTCTAGTTTCCAGTTTCACTCTGGGGTCTCCATTAACCACCCTGGACACAGTCATGAGAGATACATTCGCCATTTTTGCCACATCGTGTTGAGAAGCCATACAGTTTTTCCTCGGTTGCTTTTGATTATATACATTTCAGGGAGATTATTCCAGAAACTCTTTTATGAAGCAGTAAGGTTCTTTCAAAATTATAAGTATTACCATGGACGACAGGTTTATGGTTCTGGTGGGGGCACGGAAACCATCAACCTGGACTCGCAGGTCTGCTGCATACTATTCCGTACAAAACATCTGATATTATCGAAAAATGATTGTCAGATTACCTGAAAAAGCAGACCCGATGGGTCCTGTAAAAAGCTGCTGGGGTTCAAAACGGCCATCATGAGCGTATGCACCGTGAACTGGAAGAGAGAGATATGTACCCGATCGCCGGGGTATTCGCTGCAGACCCAGCAGCGCAAGCTGAACAAGTTTGTGAAGGAGTACAACGAGCTTAAGGCCCATGAAGCGCTGGGGTGTGAAACAGCCGAATTCAGTCCATAAAATTTCCGATAGAAAATACCCTGAAACGATAGTAGATCGGAGAAATTTCGAGGAATGTGATCAAGAAATACGTCAATCCCTATGGAACGGTACACAGGGAAAAAAAAGCTCTCTATTACAACGGCCCTGGCTGGCTAATAGTCAGCGATGTTCTGGTTAGAACACAGAAAGTTAGATAGGTAATAGATGGAGGTGTCATCATCGGTGTTAAACTGCGGGAATCACGGAATGAAATTGCAGACTCCGGCTTGAATAAAAGGGCAGTACTGCCTTGTAATGATTGTAACCAAACAATTTAAATGAACTGCGCCCAATTGTCAAGACAGTTTTATAGGAAGTTTAAGGTGTACTCCTCCCTCCTGTTTTATTCTACGCTGCCAACGGCAGCGGGTTCTCCGTAGCGAATGATTGATGCATCTCTTCCGGTGTCCTGTACTCCAGCGACTGGTGTAGCCGTTCGGTGTTGTAGAACGTGAAGTAGTGTTCAATCCCATGATGTAATTCCACCATGCTCTCATATGACCGCAGGTAGATATCCTCATATTTCAATGAGCGCCACAGTCGTTCGACATACACATTGTCCAGTGCGCGGCCAACCCCGTCCATGCTGATCTCCACCTGGTGTTCTTCCAACACCGACAGGTAGGCCCTGCTTGTGAACTGGCTACCCTGATCCGTGTTAAAGATCGCCGGGACCCCATAGGTCTCGATCGCCTCCTGCAGCGCGGCAACACAGAATGACGGATCCATGCTATTCGAAAGCCGCCAGCTCAAGACCTTACGAGAGTACAGATCCACTATAGCCACCAGATAGACGTGCCCCTGCGGAAGACCAATATAGGTGATATCACTGGCCCAAACCTGATTGGGATGCCGTATTTGCTTACCGCGCAACAAATACGGATATTTCTTGTGATCGTTGCGTGCCTTGCTCAGATTTGGCCCAGGATATAATGCCCGCAGTCCAAAACGCTTCATCAGCCGCCTGACTCGTTTTCTGGTCAGGTGAGGATGCTCAGGTAACAGCACTCGTGATACTTTGCGATAGCCGTAAAAGGGGACCTTCTTGTGATACTCCAGGATGACTGTGAGATCCTCCAGATCCGTCTCTGTTCGCATATCTCGGCCTTTGCGGTAGTAGGAGCTCCGAGTGACCTCAAGAGTACGACACTGCTGCGCTATGCTCAGCTCGGGATGGTTCGGATCAATCATTCCGGATCTTTCCCGTAATACTCGCGGTGTTTTTTTTTGAGAAATTCGTTCACAACTGTCAGTTCTCCAACCGTTCGCAGCAGTTGGTCGCGCTCCTGCTCAAGCCTGCGCTCCTCTTCTCGCTTCTTATTAGGACGCTCGAAAGTCGCAGGAAGATTGTCCGGCAGCTGCTTTTTCCACTGCGATACCTGGTTCGGATGCACATTCTCCTTCACGGCCTCGCAGGCCAATAGACATGACGAACGGTAGCCTCTCCTGTCCGTGAATCCTTCATGAACAGGATATCAAACCTACCGGCTCACGGTATTCTTTTTATCATTCCTCCTTCTTCGTAAGATATTCTAAACTTACGTCATTTTAAGTACTGCTGTCTGTTCGTTAACGTACACAGGGTGGGAGGAAAAGATCTAAGAATTATTACGATGGGTTGGTGCGATTTTACAAGTGCGGTTGATTATAGAGAGTATAATATATCACAGAATAGCTGACAGGCGTGTTACGAGGAGCATTACATATCGAATTCCAAAACACTCCTCGTCCCGACGGAATCTTTCCGGTTTCCAATCGTATAGCATCCATGTAATTGATCGCTGAGCATTCTGACCAGGGTGAGTCCGAAGCCTGTTGCCTCCTCAAGGGTAAAATCTTCGGGAAGCCCGCGGCCGTTGTCTTGTATGCTAAGGGTTACATGATTTTCTTTCTTGGTCAGTACAAGGCTTATCAAACCGTCGGATCTACCGGAAAAGGCATATTTCATGGTATTGGTAATGAGTTCGTTAATAATGATTCCGAGGGGAAACAGTGTTTTAGAAGAAAGATAAAAATCAGTTATACGGGTGTCAATTGAGTGTTTTGTTTTGTCGAAAAACAGGTTACGCAATGAATCGATAAGGCCTTCAATATAGCTCTTTACAGAGCCTTCGCCATAGTCTTTCTGTATCAGGAGTTTGTCGTAGAGAGCGCTCATGCTGTTTATACGGCCGACTGCATCCTGCAAAACAGAGAGAGCCTCCTCGTTGGTAACGGATTGGATCTGCAACGAGAGGAGGGATCCAATAGTGGAGATGTTGTTTTTTATTCGATGGTGGACCTCCCGCAGAAGAATCTCCTTCTCTGAAAGCTGCTTTTTCAGTTCATCTTCCATCTGCCTGCGGCGGGTGATATTTACAAAGTTAATTACCGCCCCTTTGATTATGTTATCCATGGTGCGATAGGGCAGAATGCGCATGGTAAACCAGTCGCCCCTGCTGTTGCGTACCTCCATCTCCTTGGGGGTGAGGCTTGCGAGCACCTCCTGGATATCAGCAATCATGTTGTCGTAATTGTCCAGGTTGGAAACGATGTGCCCAACAGGCCGCCCAATATCACTGCCTATCAGGTTGATTACCTCACTGGTAGTGGGGGTAAAGCGCAGGATCCGAAGCTGGTGGTCGACAAAGATGGTTGCAATGCCGGTACCCGATAGCAGATTGTTCATATCATTGTGGGCCCTCCACAGATCCGCTACCTTACTCTGCAGTTCGGTGTTGACCGTGGATAGTTCCTCATTGACTGACTGCAGCTCCTCCTTTGACGTCTCCAGCTCCTCGTTGGTCGACTGGAGTTCTTCGTTCATCGATTGCATCTCTTCGTTGGAGGATTTCAGCTCCTCGTTCGCAGTCTCCAGCTCTTCGTTTGTTGTTTGAAGGTATTGCTCTTTGGCCAGCAGTTCCTGTCGGAGTTCCGCGATACCTCCGTCGTCAAGCTCAGTATTTCGCTCGAATTGCATATCCCCTTCGGCTGAGTCGTCGATTCCCTCTTCCAATACCACCAGGTACAGCGGTGGGTCTGAAGGTGCACCGGAAAGATCTTCTGCCGGGCAGACACTCAAATTTACGGAACTGAAATGATCGTTGGTTTTTACGCGCAAGCCGGCGCGACGGAGGGTTACTCTATCCTTTGCGACCTTACGCAGGGCTAAAGTCAGTTCGTGACATAAACCTTCCCGGGCCATCTTGAGAATGTTGTAGTGTCCTACCTCTCCAGTAGCCGGTTCCAGGAACATCCCCGTACGCCCGTGGAGGTAGAAAATGTCCCCCTGTTCGTTAACCAGCGCACTTGCGGGGGCAAGCTTCTGAAGGATAGCCTTTTCCGCAAGCTCACGCAGGGGAATATTTTTTACTTTATCCTGTGGGCTGCTTTTTCGATAGGTCATCTCGGAGGAGGGAAACATGGAAGGCAGAAAGCTGCCGAAGGAATTGTAGTGTGAAACCCCAATGGTATCCTTGCGCTGATACAGCTTGCCTCGGCGATCGAGAGTGTTAAAAAGATCGGTGCTTTCTCCGATGCTTTCCGATGTACCCAGAAACAACATGCCCCCCGGACGCAGGGAATAGTGAAAAAGCGGGATGAGTTTCTTGTGTAAATCCCCGTTGAGATAGATCATGAGGTTTCGACAGCTTATAAGATCTATATTGGAAAAAGGCGGGTCTTTGATAATATTCTGCTCGGAGAAAATCATCACATCCCGGATTCTTTTACTTATGCGATAGCTCTCCGGTATACCCTCCGATGTGACTGACTCCTCGGTAAAAAATTTGGAAAGGCGCTCCGGACTCATGTCGGCGGCGATACTGGCAGGATAAATACCGCTGCGGGCGGCGGAGATAGCCTGCCCGTCAATGTCGGTAGCAAATACCTGGAGGTTATAGTTCTCATTTAAGGTGTCCATATACTCATAGAAAAGAATGGCAATAGAGTAGGCTTCCTCGCCGGTGGAGCAGCCGGCTGACCATACACGTATGAAATCCCCCGGGCTTTTCCCGGTAAAGAGGTTTTGGGCTATTGTTTTTTCCAGTGCACTGAAAGCTTCTGTGTCCCTGAAAAAAAGCGTCACCCCTATCAGCAGGTCCCGAAACAGTGCATCGAGCTCATCGTTTTTCTGATGTATATACTCCACATACTTCTCGATTCCATCGATCTGGAGAAGTGCCATACGCCGTTCGATGCGCCGTAATATACTATTCGGTTTATAATGGGAAAAATCATGGCCGCTGTGGCCTTGCAACAGTTTGAAGATGGTTCTCAGGCTATCGTCTTTCCCATCCGTAGAGGCTTTAGTGTAGGACGAAGTATCGCCGAATACTCGGGATGTATAGGAGATAAGTGCATCCGCCATCTCCGCAGGCGGGAGCACAAAGTCGGCCATGCCGGTGGAAATTGCGCTGCGGGGCATTCCATCGAATTCGGTGGAATCAGGGGACTGCACCATAAGCATGCCTCCTTCTCCTTTAATTGCCCGTATACCAATGGAACCGTCGGTCCCGGTTCCCGAGAGTACCACAGCAATGGCTCTTTCACCCTGGTCGTGGGCGAGGGAGCGGAAAAAAAAGTCTATCGGAAAACGATGCCCGCGCGGGGCAGAGGGCTCGTGGAGGTTCAACTTGCCGTCTATAAATGACATATCGTATCCCGGCGGGATAATATAGGCGCAGTTAGGAAAGACCGTCATTCCATCTTCAACCTCTAAGACTTGCATATGTGTGTAACGCTTGATGAGCTCTGCGAGCATACTTTTGTGATCCGGAGCAAGGTGCTGCACAAGTACAAAGGCCATTCCCGGGTCGGTTTCAGCGGACATTCCGGAGAAGAAAGCTTCAAAGGCCGCCAATCCCCCGGCCGATGCGCCAATGCCTACGATTGGGAATGAGCGGGATGGCGGAGCTGAGGTGTTGCCATGAGAGAGGAACTCTGTTTCCGTCGCTGTACTCTCCTCCAGAGCTGCTTTCTGTGTATCGGCTGATTGTTCCTCGTTTTCTTGAGGGATAGACGTATTTGATGACATTTCTTATCCGAAAATAATTCCTTCATTCAGTTTACTTTAGTCTACACTATCCTTCAACATAAAAGCAGAAGGATACACCCCTCAAGATGGGAAATACAGTAAATACCGAATAAATCGCTGGTTTTTCTGCTATGGAAGGCAGGAAGCGGATATACTTTTATCCGCCGTACAATCTTAATCAAAAAAAGTTTTCCATTCTATTTGAGATTTTAAGAGTCGGAGAGGTTCAACAGAAGTACATGGTAAACCGTCTGCTTCTGGAAAAATCCCATGTTTCCAAGGTTGTAAAGAAATTGCAAGCCATGAGACTGGCCAAGATCACGCATCTGCCGAAAGACAAGCTGGGTGAATCCTGTGGGGTTTATTTTCCGACAAAAAAATGAAAAATGAACTTCAAAGGAAAAGATGCGTTGTAATGGATGTTGTTCAGCTATTCTTAGCCCCCGCTGTCGCAATTATCATTTTCGCGCATATGCAAGAAAGCGGGGATTGGATAATTGTGAAGATTGCAGTGATTTTCCCAATCATGAAATGATCAACTTACAAAGGCAAATGCCGCATCGAGCAGAGCTGTTTGAATCTGTCGAATATCGAAAAGACTTTGGTGTTGATCAATGGATCATCAAGATGATCGATGATTACACATGTTCGAATTGCGGTGTGATTAACTCTCCATATTATGTACTAATGTAAAGAATGCGGGCATGAGCCGGGAAATAAGTATACCGAGAATTCAATTCAGGAGAAAAAATGGTGATTTTCCTCAAAATGGTCTAACTTACAATGTTTAAAGATCATACGAGGCAGATATGTTAAATTTAATCGGGATAATCAACAAATATACGATACCCATTTCAGTCAGCCTGTCAATGTTGTACTTATTCAGTTCTGCTGTAATAATGAGAACACCGGAAGTAAATATCCAGCATATATTATTTATCGCGGCACCTGCGATACTCTTTTCGCTTATCCACTACATTGCCGGCATCGCTGTCGGTATGGTATCGGTACTGATTGTTTTTTTGTGCTGTTTTGAGCAGCAAAAGGAAACACTGGCTTTATCTATATACGTGCTGTATGGGGCCGCGATCTTATTGAATGCAGGGATGTCTTTTCTCATAGGGATGCTTAAGGATGCTTATCTGCATAATAAAAAGGCTCTGCTTGAAGTAGAACAGTCAAAGGCAAAATATCAGAAAGTTGTAGACAATATAAAAGAAGGTATGATTATCGTCGATACGAGTGGATTTGTCATTTTTATGAATCGTTCCGCATCGGTCATGCTGAATCTCCCGGTCACTGACCTCGGTTTCAGTTTTCTGGATATCTTTACGACGAGCATACCTTTTGATGAAAACAGCGGAGTCGATGAAACAGGACTCGGATCAGTCTCAGAATATATTATCGAATACGATCATCCGGAACTTGGGATACGCCAGATAGCTGTTTCGGAAACCCCCTATATGAGCAGGGAAGGAAATCTATCCGGCAGCCTGAAATTCCTGCTGGATATAACTGATACGAGAGAGAAGAATGTTACCATTGAAATTCTCAGAAAACGGAATGAATACCTTTTTGCAGAGATGCATGACAGAATTGGCAATAATCTAAACGCGATAAACTCGTATATCAACCTTTATCTCAGGAACAATGATATTTCCAAATCGGAAGGTCTGGATAAGCTTGATGATATCATTCACACTATGGCACTTTTGAATTCCCAGTATTTTATGAACTTTAAACAGCAGACAGTAAATCTTGCAGCCTGCATGACCAAAATTGTCCACGATCTATCAGAAAAATACTATTACAGCACGGTTAACATTCAATTGGATTTAATAAGAAAGAATGTTCATATCGATACCGCAGTTCCTTTTGGTATGCTGTTTACCATCATAATCGCCACTATTTTGATGCTGCATAGAGATGAAGAAAACAAACCAATGATTAGCATTGATATGGAGATGGTAAATGGCAAATCAAACGTGCAGATTACCGTTGAAAAAAGCGGTTTCTTTATACATCAAGAAAACAGCGAATCCGGTAAAACTGAGAAAGAGATTGTTTCTGCATTGCTACTACAAATTAATGGAAAAGTTTCAATAGTTCCAGGAGCCGGCAACACAGTAAAGATTGTGTTCTGAGTATCACTACCAGGCAAACCTAACTATTATTTACGGCCGTGGTATTGCTGAAATATAGGTTCGGCCATGGTATGGGATTCTACAATGTGAACATATCGAATACAGTATTGCTGGGAAATTCCGGAAAAGTGAATTAGAATTATATGCATGAAGAGAGTCATTATGCTTCTTGGAGTACTTTTGCTGGTGTCTGCATGCACAACATCATCTCCGTATAACCGCGGTTCGTTAAGCGATGCCATGGAAAAGGCTAAAGATGATTATCCGGAGGAACGGGAAGTACCCAACGAGCGCGACAGAAGATCTCGAAAGGAGAAGGACCAACCCAGCCAGACTCCCATGGACGAAGCGGCAAGTATAGCATCCAACAGCGGAGGAAATATATTCTTAAGCGCCCGTGGCGGAAACGCTTTTTACAGCTCTCCTTATTTTGATTCCCTGCTTGATGCGGAGATTCTGCTGAGTTTTCGTGAAGGCAGGGCAGAGGCCGGGCTATTCGGCGGTTTTAAATCGGTAACCGCAAAGAGCGGCAGCTCCATTGAAGAATCTGTTGACGGCGGGGTGATTATTCTGCGGGCAGGAATTGAAGGCCGCTTTTATCCTTTCCCGGAGTTGAACTTTTTCTCTCCCTATATTCTGGGACAGGCGGGGGGCATCTATATGTACTGGTCATTTAAGAATCCCCTGCAGGCCGGTGCGGATACTATTACCTCCGACAGTGTCGGCGGAATGATGCTCGGTGTTGGAGCGGGAGTCAATGTGATTGATACCGACTTTTTCCGTGTCGGCGCTGTATGCATTCCGGAGACCCATCTGTTTCACAGTGAAACCCAGGAAGGTTTTCAGAACGATGTATTTGATTACTATGGAACCGTACGCTGGGCTGTGGAGGTTGGCTTCTCGCTATAGATCCGCCTTTTCTCCAGTGTGCACGATAATAACTGCATAACCGTTTTTCTCCAGGACCATTCTTTGAGTCATGGCGATAAGGGCTACGTCTTCGACGAGAAGCATGGTTTTTGACTGAATTTTCATTGATGAAAATAATAAGAAATAATTACAGCATTCACAACTGATCAAATAAAAAATCAAACAGTTTTTTGGTATGAGTTTTAGTCTCACAAATCACGAGTCTCAATCCTTGTGAAAATCATATCAGCCTCTTGTTTAACAGGATAAATATTTCTGCAAAAAACATAAAAAAAATTGCGATTAAACATCAACCGTTTTATATTAAGAGTATGCCGACACAAGTATTATGCAGCTGGCTGGGACA from Marispirochaeta sp. carries:
- a CDS encoding ABC transporter substrate-binding protein; the encoded protein is MKKLYLLLLIALLGFSLSLYAGGAQDKPEAEKMIVYHWWTAGGEKEAIDALFQAFLEDHPELEIVENPVSGGGGGVMRGQIKTMVMAGNSPDTFQLTYGTGMLSSFGEVLTPIDDLFKDFPIPEMVKKMGQVDGKQVSIPLNIMRNNCLWYNKKIVDKLGIDMDFTGFDEILTVLEKIKTSGYVPFVIGAGAGQQFWLGQITEQMILGAPHGGPEYITRLYNGKADPAHDQAIREMLQFLSVLIERGYINNDYSALTWDQAADVLMRDEGVFFSMGDWAKGHFTAAGWEPKVDFDYIPNPGTNGFFTLHFDGFSLCKNAPHPDITMEWLKFLTTAEAETVFCPLKGATPPRLDAPTDMYDEISLDILSDFRNPKTKIVQSIFAQPPEEYLGVIGSMLSGFMENPNVDQGVKDYAAAYKTIFK
- a CDS encoding LacI family DNA-binding transcriptional regulator; this translates as MASQHDVAKMANVSLMTVSRVVNGDPRVKLETREKVQHAIEVLGYYPNAMARALNSKKTMTIGMILPKIDYVLSEPYFTQLIYNIEKTLGPHNYDLLIGSEEHQNGRDLTLLYKHKKVDGLIIIGAETNDERLIALSENRIPAVLIHSRSELPGLSFVDVDNFKLIEYFVDRLYGLGHRRIGLITGDLTVINAYHRLLGYKESLKKRDIPFSEELLFPGDWSSYSGYEACIYFQSLAERRPTAIISSNDHMAVGFIKSAYEHNIKIPEDLSIVGVDDIEMASFTTPKITTMRQPMHTIANLAVKLLLDSIDAEKPKESHIILEAEAVIRESCGPVPVY
- a CDS encoding IS3 family transposase; translated protein: MIDPNHPELSIAQQCRTLEVTRSSYYRKGRDMRTETDLEDLTVILEYHKKVPFYGYRKVSRVLLPEHPHLTRKRVRRLMKRFGLRALYPGPNLSKARNDHKKYPYLLRGKQIRHPNQVWASDITYIGLPQGHVYLVAIVDLYSRKVLSWRLSNSMDPSFCVAALQEAIETYGVPAIFNTDQGSQFTSRAYLSVLEEHQVEISMDGVGRALDNVYVERLWRSLKYEDIYLRSYESMVELHHGIEHYFTFYNTERLHQSLEYRTPEEMHQSFATENPLPLAA
- a CDS encoding sugar ABC transporter permease gives rise to the protein MILNVRNKLYILMFLTPACLLVGLFVYSFLAWSIKVSFTDWSTIGRMGTFNGLANYREIFLNDPVFLRALKQTLILAVLFVALTIPLGVITAVLLDLGVKGQKVFRTIYLIPLSFSFVASAIMWSWMFMPNGGVINTVLQSIGMGFLAQPWLTSTNQALFSIVLVYVWQFSGFATLVYYSGIASVSETILDAAEVDGVSLVQKYVRVVLPLQKPATLTVLLLLLMYSLRVFDFVWLLTGGGPAYSSEVLANYMYRVTFNYNRFGIGAAISTFMFILSILIIILPVVISSIRKTGGQK
- a CDS encoding glutamine amidotransferase; this encodes MSQPTKILLVGETWFVLKMHIKGFDMVPLGGYENFSVWFMDALSKFDDIEAIHMPNHIALTDFPKTVQEMRKYDVIIFSDTGKNTIQLYPDMFTVPMGPNRLDVLRDYVSQGGGFCMGGGWNCFEGIRGIPGYHDTQVEEILPVNMLPYDDRVEKPQGIAPVVLQKQHPVLKGIDTSWPLFLGYNKISAKEQGEVLATIEDNPFITVGDFGKGRTMAFASDLSKHWGTAFIEWKDYAAFWRNAVRWLAGKE